A genomic window from Leptospiraceae bacterium includes:
- a CDS encoding hybrid sensor histidine kinase/response regulator encodes MLNKKEKILIVDDNTQNLQYLGSILLEERYQIIAANNGKKALELAEQQVPDLILLDIMMPEMDGFETSQKLKENHKTNQIPIIFLTAKTELEDLQKGFNLGAVDYITKPFHPVELLLRLNTHLSLSKSQREYKELLHILSHDLDNYFGIIQGSIQAIESDYSDLPFYLPMLKESTHLGIELVKLVRDMRHIEEKPLKLEAVHLLTAFEYSKDILQPSYFKKNLSLELEIPDTIYILSERVSFISSVANNILSNAAKFSFNGSTVYVQARTEASQVIVSIKDTGIGIPKDILDGIYDIRKSTSRKGTNNERGTGFGIPLVQKFVSYYGGSLEIKSKVSETDKTEHGTEVILKLPLAKFQ; translated from the coding sequence ATGTTAAATAAAAAAGAAAAAATTCTTATAGTTGATGATAACACCCAAAATCTTCAATATTTAGGAAGTATTCTTTTAGAAGAAAGATATCAAATTATTGCTGCAAATAACGGAAAGAAAGCACTTGAACTGGCAGAACAGCAGGTACCCGATTTAATTCTTTTGGATATCATGATGCCGGAGATGGATGGATTTGAAACCTCTCAGAAACTAAAAGAAAATCATAAAACAAATCAAATACCCATTATTTTCTTAACAGCTAAAACCGAGTTAGAAGACTTACAAAAAGGTTTTAACCTCGGTGCCGTAGATTATATTACAAAACCCTTTCATCCGGTAGAGCTATTACTACGTTTAAATACCCATCTTTCCCTGAGTAAGTCTCAACGAGAATACAAAGAACTTCTTCACATTTTATCTCATGACCTCGACAATTATTTTGGCATTATCCAGGGTTCTATACAGGCTATAGAATCCGATTATTCCGATCTGCCCTTTTATCTACCTATGCTAAAAGAATCAACACACCTCGGCATAGAACTTGTAAAATTGGTCAGAGATATGCGACACATAGAAGAAAAACCTCTAAAATTAGAAGCGGTACACCTCCTTACAGCATTCGAATATTCTAAAGATATATTACAACCAAGCTATTTCAAAAAAAACTTAAGTCTCGAATTAGAGATTCCGGATACCATTTATATACTCTCTGAAAGAGTTTCCTTTATTAGCTCGGTAGCCAATAATATATTAAGCAATGCTGCCAAATTTTCATTTAATGGCTCTACAGTATATGTTCAAGCCAGAACAGAAGCATCACAGGTTATTGTAAGTATAAAAGATACAGGCATCGGAATTCCCAAAGATATTTTAGATGGGATTTATGATATAAGAAAAAGCACAAGCAGAAAAGGAACGAATAATGAAAGAGGCACAGGCTTCGGAATTCCTCTTGTTCAGAAGTTTGTAAGTTACTATGGTGGAAGTCTCGAAATTAAATCAAAAGTTTCCGAAACAGACAAAACAGAGCATGGAACGGAAGTTATTCTAAAACTTCCACTGGCCAAATTTCAATAG
- a CDS encoding glycosyltransferase family 2 protein has product MSVSISACIITLNEEDKIEACLKSLSFTDEIIIVDSGSTDKTLEIAEKYRARVYIREFDNYVNQKNYCLSLAKNDWILSLDADEVVPIALKKEILSMSSAFLEEYDGFSVPRLTYYLGKWIYHGGWYPNRQVRLFRKTRGKFSGLLVHEKVLLDGKTGSLQRPLHHYSYKNISDHLKYIDRYSSLAAKEKFESGKSSGVILSISKALWKFFHMYILRFGFLDGKVGLVIAILGSYYNFLKYIKLYETCLNKKKNIEAGGNHAGK; this is encoded by the coding sequence ATGAGCGTTTCGATTTCCGCTTGTATCATCACTCTAAATGAGGAGGATAAAATTGAGGCCTGTTTAAAAAGCCTTAGTTTTACAGATGAAATCATTATCGTAGATTCAGGTTCTACTGATAAAACCCTCGAAATCGCTGAAAAATACAGGGCCCGTGTTTATATCAGGGAATTTGATAATTACGTGAATCAAAAAAATTATTGCTTATCCCTGGCAAAGAACGATTGGATACTCTCCCTCGATGCAGATGAAGTGGTTCCGATTGCTTTAAAAAAAGAAATTCTTTCTATGAGTTCTGCTTTTCTGGAAGAATATGATGGATTTTCTGTTCCGCGATTAACCTATTATCTGGGTAAATGGATTTATCATGGGGGTTGGTATCCAAATCGGCAGGTTCGCTTATTTCGTAAAACAAGAGGTAAATTTTCCGGCTTATTAGTTCATGAAAAAGTTTTGTTGGATGGCAAAACCGGTAGTTTACAGAGACCCTTACATCATTACTCTTACAAAAATATTTCCGATCATCTGAAGTATATCGATAGGTATTCGAGTCTGGCTGCAAAGGAAAAATTTGAAAGTGGTAAATCTTCCGGAGTGATTCTTTCTATTTCCAAAGCCTTATGGAAGTTTTTTCACATGTACATTCTGCGTTTCGGATTTTTGGATGGGAAAGTAGGATTAGTGATTGCTATTTTAGGTTCTTATTATAATTTTTTAAAATATATTAAGTTATATGAAACTTGTTTAAACAAAAAGAAAAATATAGAAGCAGGAGGGAATCATGCCGGAAAATAA
- a CDS encoding alpha/beta hydrolase, with the protein MKDIYGSNKKLPLILIGGFSDLNREGGRDLAYQGFNLGTVYPHKKGEAYIYEGLILRLLKDEQYLDASRVVGFFPEEKDLGFMAEQYRGGLEGIEDPDFFRGFSALQPEELANFLSFKKYTRDPEILYRSFWVFRYYNYQHKNLFFYADELYRFIEIILNVTNAPAVNLLAHSEGGFVVRSLIQKKLHPQKKNKLINKVATVGTPHKGIFFPEELIFLSLVEDLEKFKPEVQDVETELLSYKNYPEELKPRTLCVVGTHYYLRKVNGFWAEVPGKLKNACIPESCVTYIHQTYGDKDSLVRSREMYEIVSRFFFGNYRISIKYLGGMIKKSSDFFGQSEYFFGLNVKPRGVDFELFHQSKEAENCYGPFLDEHLSRVNLEGKDFGDGNLVYAGFFDSKKIRSDKEEIVFRLTFHITERDVFGQGFSDEVILHKQYYIQISLPEMQVKFFPRGYFADSGIVCKKSTEIEDCFFLPIREDGFEGNFSLKISGI; encoded by the coding sequence ATGAAGGATATATACGGTTCCAATAAAAAACTTCCCCTGATTCTCATTGGAGGATTTTCGGATCTTAACCGGGAAGGAGGGAGAGATTTGGCTTACCAGGGTTTTAATCTCGGAACCGTATATCCTCATAAAAAAGGCGAAGCGTATATATACGAAGGTTTAATTCTCAGGCTTCTAAAAGATGAGCAGTATCTCGATGCAAGCCGGGTCGTAGGTTTTTTTCCTGAGGAGAAAGATCTGGGTTTTATGGCGGAACAATACCGGGGAGGTCTGGAAGGGATTGAAGACCCCGATTTTTTTAGAGGATTTAGTGCCTTACAACCGGAAGAATTAGCCAATTTCTTAAGTTTTAAAAAGTATACCCGGGATCCGGAAATATTATACCGGTCTTTCTGGGTATTTCGTTATTATAACTACCAGCATAAGAATTTATTTTTCTATGCCGATGAACTCTATCGTTTTATTGAAATTATTTTGAATGTAACAAATGCTCCGGCGGTAAATCTTCTTGCCCATTCTGAAGGGGGCTTTGTAGTTCGTTCCCTGATACAAAAAAAGTTACACCCTCAAAAAAAGAATAAGCTAATTAATAAAGTTGCTACAGTAGGAACTCCTCATAAAGGAATTTTTTTTCCTGAAGAACTAATCTTTTTATCCCTGGTGGAAGATTTGGAGAAGTTTAAACCTGAAGTTCAGGATGTAGAAACGGAACTTTTAAGCTATAAAAATTATCCGGAAGAATTAAAGCCTAGGACTCTTTGTGTGGTAGGGACTCATTACTATTTAAGAAAAGTGAATGGATTCTGGGCAGAGGTTCCCGGTAAATTAAAAAATGCTTGTATTCCGGAATCCTGTGTCACCTACATTCACCAGACATACGGTGATAAAGATTCCCTGGTTCGTTCGCGGGAAATGTATGAAATCGTCAGTCGTTTTTTCTTTGGAAATTATCGCATTAGTATCAAGTATCTCGGAGGGATGATTAAGAAAAGTTCCGATTTCTTCGGTCAGAGTGAGTATTTTTTTGGCTTGAACGTAAAACCGAGAGGGGTTGATTTTGAATTATTTCATCAGAGTAAGGAAGCTGAGAATTGTTATGGACCTTTCCTTGACGAACATCTATCCAGGGTTAATTTGGAAGGTAAAGACTTTGGAGATGGAAATTTGGTCTATGCCGGTTTTTTTGACTCTAAAAAAATTCGATCTGATAAGGAAGAAATCGTATTTCGCTTAACTTTTCATATTACGGAAAGAGATGTTTTCGGTCAGGGTTTTTCGGATGAAGTAATTTTGCATAAACAGTATTATATCCAGATTTCCTTACCTGAAATGCAGGTGAAGTTCTTTCCCAGGGGATATTTTGCCGATTCCGGAATTGTCTGTAAAAAGAGCACTGAAATCGAAGATTGCTTTTTCCTTCCGATTCGAGAGGATGGTTTTGAAGGAAACTTTTCTTTAAAGATAAGCGGAATATAA
- a CDS encoding histidine kinase: MYEENTIKQELEISEFSNNSLSIRTFKMSSDVEVILRTKMEEILDGYNKSSMLATLYTIIKELSINACKANQKRVFFEERGMDITDEDIYASGMKDYKKILNEENLDEYGDKCKRSGYYCLVTFSHNSDGMTVVVENNTPIAYQEERAIREKLSKAMRYDDIALFFVDNADNTEGAGLGLALIVIMLKGEGIDPRFFRIFTSEDITLARLEIPFTDRFKSIRYQ; encoded by the coding sequence TTGTACGAAGAAAATACAATAAAACAGGAGTTAGAGATTTCGGAGTTCTCTAATAACTCATTATCTATACGAACATTCAAGATGTCTTCCGACGTAGAGGTAATTTTAAGAACTAAGATGGAGGAAATTTTAGATGGCTATAATAAATCTTCTATGCTTGCTACGCTCTACACCATCATTAAAGAATTATCCATCAACGCCTGTAAAGCCAACCAGAAAAGAGTGTTTTTTGAAGAGAGAGGCATGGACATTACCGATGAAGATATTTATGCTTCCGGAATGAAGGATTATAAAAAGATCCTCAATGAAGAAAACCTCGATGAATATGGAGATAAGTGCAAACGCTCGGGATATTATTGTTTAGTTACCTTTAGTCATAATTCTGATGGAATGACAGTCGTGGTGGAAAATAATACACCGATTGCTTATCAGGAAGAACGGGCGATTCGAGAAAAGCTTTCTAAAGCGATGAGATACGATGATATTGCCTTATTTTTCGTAGACAATGCAGATAATACAGAAGGAGCCGGACTCGGTCTTGCCCTGATTGTTATTATGTTGAAAGGTGAAGGGATAGATCCCCGTTTTTTCCGGATATTCACCTCAGAAGATATTACCCTTGCTCGACTTGAAATTCCATTTACAGACCGATTTAAAAGCATACGCTATCAGTAA
- a CDS encoding ATP-grasp domain-containing protein yields the protein MFRFLFVVFAAYLFFPAYYAYFIAVLFLGFMFQILFHPRYLKISYYRIISYRYWEFWPAQIFYLPLIFIISYLCFHYRLFPKFLSLVNPCFPFGGLSFDSKYKMLLPFQIAPDYIAQTLYISPSSEKEEAIKNIQNTFSYPFVVKPDKGHRGNGFKIIRSPLELEAYLNNAKQAFLVQEYIPYPLEYGFFYIRLPYETKGFSPSITRKILSEIKGDGISSLEKLIFQDPRSRYLSSIFMERNKENLRLIPKKGETIVLGRAGNHCQGAIFEDGKEDIREKTKEVLLQICDSVPGFDFGRMDIKFKNAESLQSGNGFKILEVNGTEAEFTHIYDRKNNLFYAYRELYRQWNFIFQIATMRKKKGEKSRSLLKLLKLYLKFFLFETKKTLSD from the coding sequence ATGTTCCGGTTCCTATTTGTAGTCTTTGCAGCTTACCTTTTCTTCCCGGCTTATTATGCCTATTTCATTGCAGTATTATTTTTAGGCTTCATGTTTCAAATTCTTTTTCATCCTCGCTATTTGAAAATCAGTTATTATCGTATAATTTCTTATCGCTACTGGGAATTCTGGCCGGCTCAAATTTTCTACCTGCCCTTAATATTCATAATCTCATATCTTTGCTTCCATTATCGTTTGTTTCCGAAATTTCTGAGTCTTGTGAATCCCTGTTTCCCATTTGGAGGTTTAAGTTTTGATTCAAAATATAAAATGCTCCTACCTTTTCAAATAGCTCCAGACTATATCGCCCAAACCCTTTATATTTCTCCGAGTTCAGAAAAGGAAGAAGCTATTAAAAATATACAAAATACCTTTTCTTATCCCTTCGTTGTAAAACCCGATAAAGGACACAGGGGGAACGGTTTTAAGATTATTCGTTCTCCCTTAGAATTAGAAGCCTATCTCAACAATGCAAAACAGGCATTCCTGGTTCAGGAATATATTCCCTATCCTCTGGAATATGGTTTCTTTTACATTCGCCTTCCCTATGAAACCAAAGGTTTTTCTCCTTCAATTACTCGAAAAATACTGAGTGAAATAAAGGGAGATGGAATTTCCAGCCTTGAAAAACTTATTTTTCAGGATCCGAGGAGCCGGTACTTGAGTTCAATATTTATGGAACGTAATAAAGAGAATCTTCGCCTGATTCCAAAAAAGGGAGAAACCATTGTATTGGGTAGGGCCGGAAACCATTGTCAGGGTGCTATTTTTGAAGATGGAAAAGAAGATATCCGGGAGAAAACAAAAGAAGTCTTACTCCAGATCTGTGATTCCGTTCCGGGTTTTGATTTCGGGAGGATGGATATTAAATTTAAAAATGCAGAAAGTTTACAAAGTGGAAACGGATTTAAAATCTTAGAGGTAAATGGAACAGAAGCAGAATTCACCCATATATATGATAGAAAAAATAATCTTTTCTATGCTTATCGAGAATTATACAGGCAGTGGAATTTTATTTTCCAAATAGCTACTATGAGAAAAAAGAAAGGAGAAAAGTCCAGAAGCCTGCTAAAGCTTCTGAAACTATATTTGAAGTTTTTTCTGTTTGAAACCAAAAAGACTCTATCAGATTAA
- a CDS encoding Hpt domain-containing protein: protein MYVDWTRIKSFANEDDPEDLEWLKSMIQNLFENTLERLNELDSLMENRDLAKIQSLLHQLKGVAANFGLVILQNQCIRAETEAKEGNQEKSIEESKKIRGIWEDTRIELQNRYFPS from the coding sequence ATGTACGTAGATTGGACAAGAATTAAATCCTTTGCCAATGAAGATGATCCGGAAGATCTGGAATGGTTAAAAAGCATGATCCAAAATTTATTCGAAAACACACTTGAAAGATTAAATGAACTGGATTCTCTCATGGAAAATCGGGATCTGGCTAAAATACAGTCCCTTCTTCACCAGTTAAAAGGCGTAGCTGCCAACTTCGGACTGGTCATCTTGCAAAACCAATGTATCAGGGCTGAAACCGAGGCGAAAGAAGGAAATCAGGAAAAATCTATTGAAGAATCTAAAAAAATAAGAGGAATCTGGGAAGATACCCGTATTGAATTACAAAACCGATACTTCCCTTCCTGA
- a CDS encoding acyl-CoA/acyl-ACP dehydrogenase translates to MDRTAADKALQASAKLVDEVTGALAQKFSENGKVSVPKMDTNQYVCYQLAWLTAEQQVAESFVNYAWNDSLGTSELEKKMAIAFAGETVAHIRSELSSKPKEFGLTSARVREALFSDEMDEFIQNATEISKYSEIADLIVEKGHAGVYGLSEEHETFRETFRKFAEGVVKEKAEHIHRHDDIIPDEIINGLAEMGTFGLSIPESYGGFQPDNGHDNISMLVVTEELSRGSLGAAGSLITRPEILSKALLKGGTDEQKEKWLNKLATGEIMAGVAVTEPNYGSDVANMSVVATKCEGGWKINGVKTWCTFAGYADVLMVLCRTESDPSLKHKGMSILLAEKPKFKGHSFEHKQEGGGRMEGAAISTIGYRGMHSFEVAFEDYFVPDENLVGGDKGRGQGFYMQMAGFAGGRIQTAARANGVMQASFEQGLRYAQERQVFQKPIYEYNLTKWKIARSAMIIQASRQFTNHVARLMDEGKGQMEATLVKFYASKIAEWVTRENMQIHGGMGYAEEYAVSRYYVDSRVFSIFEGAEEVMALRVIAKGLLDNKLS, encoded by the coding sequence ATGGATAGAACAGCAGCGGATAAGGCATTACAGGCTTCTGCTAAGCTAGTAGACGAAGTAACAGGTGCTCTTGCCCAGAAATTTTCTGAAAATGGCAAAGTATCGGTTCCAAAAATGGACACAAATCAGTATGTGTGCTACCAGTTAGCCTGGTTGACTGCCGAGCAGCAGGTTGCTGAGAGCTTTGTAAATTATGCCTGGAATGATTCCCTCGGAACGAGCGAACTCGAGAAGAAAATGGCTATCGCTTTTGCCGGTGAAACTGTAGCGCATATTCGTTCTGAATTAAGCTCTAAACCGAAAGAATTCGGCCTTACTTCGGCCAGGGTTAGAGAGGCTCTTTTTTCCGATGAAATGGATGAGTTTATCCAGAACGCTACTGAAATTAGCAAATATAGTGAAATTGCAGACCTTATTGTAGAAAAAGGTCATGCCGGAGTTTACGGCCTTTCTGAAGAACACGAAACTTTTCGTGAGACCTTTCGTAAGTTTGCTGAAGGTGTAGTAAAAGAGAAAGCAGAGCATATTCACCGTCACGACGATATTATTCCCGATGAAATCATTAACGGACTGGCTGAAATGGGTACATTTGGTTTGAGTATTCCGGAATCTTATGGTGGTTTCCAGCCCGATAACGGACATGATAACATCAGTATGCTGGTTGTGACTGAGGAGCTTTCGAGGGGAAGTCTCGGAGCAGCCGGAAGTTTAATCACCCGCCCGGAAATTCTTTCCAAAGCCCTTTTAAAAGGTGGAACCGACGAGCAAAAAGAAAAATGGCTGAATAAACTCGCCACCGGTGAAATTATGGCCGGCGTAGCGGTTACCGAGCCGAATTATGGTTCCGATGTTGCCAATATGAGCGTGGTGGCTACCAAGTGTGAGGGTGGTTGGAAAATTAACGGGGTAAAAACCTGGTGTACTTTTGCCGGATATGCAGATGTACTGATGGTTCTCTGTCGTACAGAATCTGATCCTTCCCTGAAGCATAAGGGAATGTCTATCCTTCTGGCTGAGAAACCCAAGTTTAAAGGGCACAGCTTTGAGCACAAGCAGGAAGGAGGCGGTCGTATGGAAGGTGCGGCTATCTCTACTATCGGATACCGCGGAATGCACTCTTTCGAAGTGGCTTTTGAAGACTATTTTGTTCCGGATGAAAACCTTGTGGGTGGAGATAAGGGACGCGGTCAGGGCTTTTATATGCAAATGGCAGGTTTTGCCGGTGGAAGGATTCAGACAGCAGCTCGTGCAAACGGGGTTATGCAGGCTTCTTTTGAGCAGGGTTTGCGTTATGCACAGGAAAGACAGGTTTTCCAGAAACCTATTTATGAGTATAACCTGACCAAGTGGAAAATCGCTCGTTCTGCCATGATTATCCAGGCTTCTCGCCAATTCACTAATCATGTGGCCAGATTGATGGATGAGGGAAAAGGCCAGATGGAAGCTACACTTGTCAAATTCTACGCATCTAAAATTGCTGAGTGGGTAACCCGTGAAAATATGCAGATCCACGGAGGAATGGGATATGCTGAGGAATATGCAGTTTCTCGCTATTACGTAGACTCAAGGGTTTTCTCCATTTTTGAAGGAGCGGAAGAAGTAATGGCTCTTAGAGTGATTGCAAAAGGGCTTTTAGATAACAAATTAAGCTAA
- a CDS encoding PAS domain S-box protein, with product MSEIESLKTEIENLKRYIKKQEEIINQQKINCEESNYRFHNILESTITGLIEVNTEGKIIFANTSAENILRLKKDTITKYYFSDITWKQVDSEGEPYPIEKLPLSLALFEKKSVENIEHGIIDNEGHVIWLSVNASPLFNLAGELYGAVANFIDISEQKETQDNLRESEKKLRQNEEYYRNIFSYSGTGMALINSAGIVKDVNIAFTEISGYSREELIGSFFPKYILSDTEIFISPYKKVRNSDLIEIKLKHKWGEYIWILLGTTYITDNIYSDYLILAQIQDITAIKFAEISLKKNEKLLSHSQEMANVGSWELNLDTKEFFLSREASLLLEKTPETKVDLNTFLNLLSHESKEKLKKLIQDMEKSSNSFEINLELRTFNHNNKHIKARGELVTDEYGVKSIISSILDITEFTSIQEELLYAKQKAEDAYRAKSLFLANISHEIRTPLNSILGFSSILINRINTIQNTERKQYLNNIHTSGRVLMELLEDILDISKIEAGKLVLKKGDLDIEDLIRVSKNLFEDKCKEKQIKFYILVQDNIPKTLETDPTRIRQILFNLISNSVKFTEKGYVKLHINIQEEEKQYYLIIAVEDTGPGIPSEEKESIFESFTQKQNQDPKFGGTGLGLTIVKHLVELLKGNLSLHSELGQGSVFTVKIPVALKSNETFQKIYKSTELLFEKNESTLETYSEVIREEMQQVSYSLENLFLAEWKEIFETMVINDIIIFLEKVEKEIENKESCKIIKQWLERVNTHTRTFDLDRLSQDFSKFPEILKSLRKES from the coding sequence ATGTCAGAAATCGAGTCCCTTAAAACCGAAATAGAAAACCTTAAAAGATATATCAAGAAGCAAGAAGAGATTATCAACCAACAAAAAATTAATTGCGAGGAAAGTAATTATCGTTTTCATAACATTTTAGAATCTACGATTACAGGACTTATCGAAGTCAATACAGAAGGTAAAATAATCTTTGCTAATACTTCCGCAGAAAATATCCTTCGATTAAAAAAAGACACCATTACAAAATACTACTTCTCTGATATAACATGGAAGCAAGTTGATTCAGAAGGAGAACCCTACCCTATAGAGAAACTACCTTTAAGCCTTGCCTTATTCGAAAAAAAATCCGTAGAAAATATAGAGCACGGCATAATCGACAACGAAGGTCATGTTATCTGGCTATCAGTAAATGCTTCTCCCTTATTCAATCTTGCTGGAGAACTCTATGGGGCCGTCGCCAATTTTATTGATATTAGCGAACAAAAAGAAACCCAGGACAACCTGAGAGAAAGTGAAAAAAAACTCCGACAAAACGAAGAATATTATCGAAATATATTCAGTTACTCAGGCACCGGGATGGCTTTAATTAATTCTGCCGGAATCGTAAAAGATGTAAACATAGCTTTTACCGAAATATCTGGCTATTCCAGGGAAGAACTGATAGGATCTTTTTTTCCGAAGTATATACTGAGTGATACCGAAATTTTCATTTCTCCTTATAAAAAAGTTCGAAATTCCGATCTTATAGAAATAAAGCTTAAGCACAAGTGGGGAGAATATATATGGATATTATTGGGGACTACATATATTACAGATAACATATATTCTGATTATTTAATTCTTGCTCAAATACAGGATATTACAGCAATCAAATTCGCAGAAATTTCTTTAAAGAAAAATGAAAAACTTCTAAGTCATAGCCAGGAAATGGCAAATGTTGGAAGCTGGGAACTAAACCTCGACACGAAAGAATTTTTCCTTTCCCGTGAAGCCTCCCTCCTCCTCGAAAAAACCCCGGAAACAAAAGTAGATCTAAATACGTTTTTAAACTTACTCAGTCATGAATCAAAAGAAAAATTAAAGAAACTGATTCAGGACATGGAAAAAAGTTCAAATTCATTCGAAATAAATTTGGAACTACGGACATTCAATCATAATAATAAACACATTAAAGCACGAGGTGAATTGGTAACGGATGAATATGGAGTAAAAAGTATTATCAGCTCAATTTTAGATATTACCGAGTTTACTTCAATTCAAGAAGAATTATTATATGCCAAACAAAAAGCAGAAGATGCCTACAGGGCCAAAAGTCTTTTCCTTGCCAATATCAGCCATGAAATCCGCACTCCCCTAAATTCTATTCTGGGCTTTTCCAGCATATTAATAAATCGAATTAACACAATACAAAATACAGAGAGAAAACAGTATCTTAACAATATTCATACCAGCGGAAGAGTTTTGATGGAACTCTTAGAAGATATATTAGACATATCTAAGATAGAAGCCGGAAAATTAGTCCTTAAAAAAGGGGACTTGGATATTGAAGACTTAATCAGGGTAAGCAAAAATTTATTTGAAGATAAATGTAAAGAAAAGCAAATTAAGTTTTACATACTGGTGCAAGATAATATACCCAAAACTCTTGAGACAGATCCCACTCGTATCAGACAAATTCTCTTTAACCTTATCAGTAATTCTGTAAAATTCACCGAGAAAGGCTATGTGAAACTCCATATTAACATTCAGGAAGAAGAAAAGCAATATTATCTAATTATTGCTGTTGAAGATACCGGTCCCGGAATTCCTTCAGAAGAAAAAGAAAGTATTTTTGAAAGCTTCACACAGAAGCAAAACCAGGATCCGAAGTTCGGAGGAACCGGGCTTGGTTTGACTATTGTAAAACATCTGGTTGAATTACTAAAAGGTAATTTGAGTTTACATTCTGAATTAGGCCAGGGTAGTGTTTTTACAGTAAAAATCCCGGTAGCACTTAAAAGTAATGAAACATTTCAAAAAATATATAAATCCACAGAGCTCCTCTTCGAAAAAAATGAATCCACATTGGAAACCTATTCGGAAGTAATAAGGGAGGAAATGCAACAGGTAAGTTATTCTCTCGAGAATCTTTTTTTAGCTGAATGGAAAGAAATTTTTGAAACTATGGTGATTAATGATATTATCATTTTTCTTGAAAAAGTTGAAAAAGAAATTGAAAATAAAGAATCCTGTAAAATAATAAAACAGTGGCTGGAAAGAGTAAATACGCATACTAGAACTTTCGATCTAGATCGATTATCTCAGGATTTTTCAAAATTTCCGGAAATCCTCAAGTCTTTACGAAAGGAATCCTGA